From a region of the uncultured Desulfatiglans sp. genome:
- the hisS gene encoding Histidine--tRNA ligase: MCATCALKPPAEAEPLFETGRPILTPCEMGDFPLEFATIKGFKDILPEEIPYWQETEAVARRTFQASGFQEIRTPLIEATELFARSIGEETDIVSKEMYSFEDSKGRGLSLRPEATASVVRAYIQNRLYQQDPVQKLFTIGPMFRHERPQKGRFRQFHQINAEFFGDPGPKSDAEIIVLAESLFHALGLRDLTLLVNSLGCPTCRPDFRAELQIYLQDREDRLCTDCRRRSHTNPLRVLDCKVPGCRETVADAPLILDVLCDDCRRHLEGLQEYLDLSGVVYTRAPRLVRGLDYYTRTTFEFQTERLGAQNAVAGGGRYDGLVRQLGGPDLPAIGFAVGAERLIALLQELRPCPAGKPDLFLAALGEAAEKTCFGWATALRRAGLWAETGYGLKGLKAQMKKADKLGVSTALILGENELAEGQAILRDMQSGRQETIGTRDIVPLLVKRLTENPAYRA; encoded by the coding sequence TTGTGTGCGACCTGCGCGCTCAAGCCTCCTGCCGAAGCCGAGCCGCTGTTCGAAACTGGGCGTCCTATCCTGACGCCATGCGAAATGGGGGATTTCCCGTTGGAATTTGCGACCATTAAAGGATTCAAAGATATCCTGCCTGAAGAAATACCCTATTGGCAGGAGACCGAGGCCGTTGCGCGCCGGACATTCCAGGCATCGGGTTTTCAGGAAATCCGCACCCCGTTGATCGAGGCGACGGAGCTTTTTGCCCGAAGCATCGGCGAGGAGACCGACATCGTTTCGAAGGAGATGTACTCCTTCGAGGACAGCAAAGGGCGAGGGCTCTCGCTGCGTCCGGAGGCCACCGCTTCGGTCGTCCGGGCGTACATCCAGAATCGTCTTTACCAACAGGATCCCGTTCAGAAGCTGTTTACCATCGGCCCGATGTTTCGCCATGAACGGCCGCAGAAGGGGCGGTTTCGGCAGTTCCATCAGATCAACGCCGAATTTTTCGGCGACCCCGGACCCAAGAGCGACGCGGAAATCATCGTCCTCGCCGAATCGCTTTTCCACGCCCTTGGACTGCGGGACCTCACGCTGCTTGTCAACTCGCTCGGCTGCCCGACCTGCCGCCCCGATTTCCGGGCGGAGCTGCAGATCTATCTCCAGGACCGCGAGGACAGGCTTTGCACGGACTGCCGTCGGAGAAGCCATACCAACCCGCTGCGCGTCCTCGACTGCAAAGTACCCGGGTGCCGGGAGACCGTGGCCGACGCCCCCCTGATCCTGGATGTGCTGTGTGACGACTGCCGCAGACACCTCGAAGGGCTTCAGGAATACCTGGACCTGTCGGGGGTGGTATACACCCGGGCCCCGCGTCTGGTCCGCGGCCTCGATTACTACACCCGGACAACGTTCGAGTTCCAGACCGAGCGGCTCGGCGCCCAGAATGCGGTTGCCGGTGGAGGCCGCTACGACGGGCTGGTCCGGCAGCTCGGGGGGCCCGATCTGCCTGCCATCGGTTTTGCGGTAGGAGCCGAAAGGCTGATTGCACTCCTTCAGGAGCTGCGCCCCTGCCCGGCCGGGAAGCCGGATCTTTTCCTGGCCGCCTTGGGCGAAGCGGCCGAAAAGACCTGCTTCGGCTGGGCAACCGCCTTGCGCAGGGCGGGTCTTTGGGCGGAGACAGGCTACGGCTTGAAGGGGCTCAAGGCCCAAATGAAGAAGGCTGACAAACTGGGGGTTTCGACCGCACTCATCCTGGGGGAAAACGAACTCGCCGAAGGGCAGGCCATCCTCCGGGACATGCAAAGCGGCCGGCAGGAAACGATCGGCACCCGCGATATCGTCCCGTTGCTCGTCAAACGGCTTACCGAAAATCCCGCTTACCGCGCTTAA
- a CDS encoding ATPase/histidine kinase/DNA gyrase B/HSP90 domain protein, producing METQASCVNIKPVLEYLKNATSTVDIAEFVRGLDPEIDALEDPIEYLTDPNNWISSIVLVKIHQRARTLLKDPEISFKIARFAIENSSLGYLQKVAVKIFFSPKNGLRHIQRINDKFSRTKRIELHDMDRNSAIIRLHWLPELVLSKDICLYNQGLYTYIPTIWVNKPLEIEETCCYFKGAPYCEYHLRWPFAYRLRHYFSRFFTSRAMLKEIISEQEKDKEIIVRKYEEVNQLNLQLSSKVTQLIAIQETGKAILSILEKDPLLTAVINILAKACSICRALIMITDDAGEKLHYLHAWGFEGETPDWMKNYTVPLERRGNILTKVAREGLECHLQEVRGEQLRKERFFSRENKPIAIYACPLITDAKVIGVIAIDAPSIRGVAKETRETLKIFAPFMAIAIGNAKLYSRLKSQMEELRHSRTLLNQAEKFAFLGHLAALLAHEIKNPMTAIGTYIQMLPEKAHSSTFIEDFYAVGMEEVARINNLITQLLDLASRKESHFEPADLNPLCEKMVTLFTPQAHVKRIQLQLDLDPEPCLFPMDEEKIRQVILNLLSNAVEFTPANGTITLKTRRLIQPGHPPGFLLEVQDSGAGINPELLGRIFDPYFTTKQRSSIRQGTGLGLFIAQRNVQDHSGTIEVESRPGRGARFVIHLPECKETPPPESEHSSAFFQKSNSQ from the coding sequence ATGGAAACACAGGCGAGTTGCGTCAACATCAAACCCGTTCTCGAGTATCTGAAGAATGCCACTTCAACCGTTGATATCGCCGAATTCGTCCGGGGCCTCGATCCTGAGATCGACGCCCTCGAGGACCCGATCGAATACCTGACGGACCCTAACAACTGGATCTCGAGCATCGTCCTCGTAAAGATCCACCAACGCGCGCGCACTCTTCTCAAAGACCCTGAAATCTCTTTCAAGATCGCCCGCTTCGCTATTGAGAACAGCTCCCTCGGCTATCTTCAGAAGGTCGCCGTAAAAATCTTTTTTTCACCCAAAAACGGCCTCCGGCATATTCAGCGGATCAATGATAAGTTCAGCCGGACCAAGCGCATCGAACTCCACGACATGGACAGGAACAGTGCAATCATACGGCTCCATTGGCTGCCGGAACTGGTGCTCTCGAAAGATATCTGCCTCTATAACCAGGGGCTGTATACGTATATCCCGACCATCTGGGTGAACAAACCCCTCGAGATCGAGGAAACCTGCTGCTACTTCAAAGGTGCGCCTTATTGCGAGTATCATCTTCGCTGGCCTTTCGCATATCGTTTGCGCCACTATTTCTCGAGATTTTTCACCTCTAGGGCCATGCTGAAAGAAATCATCAGCGAACAGGAGAAGGACAAGGAAATCATCGTCAGGAAATACGAAGAAGTGAATCAACTGAACCTGCAGCTCAGCAGCAAGGTCACCCAGCTTATCGCCATTCAAGAAACAGGGAAGGCCATCCTGAGTATCCTCGAAAAAGACCCGCTTCTGACGGCCGTAATCAATATCCTTGCCAAGGCTTGCAGTATTTGCCGCGCACTCATCATGATCACCGACGATGCCGGTGAAAAATTGCATTATCTTCATGCCTGGGGTTTTGAAGGCGAAACGCCGGATTGGATGAAAAATTACACGGTCCCACTTGAACGGAGGGGCAACATCCTGACCAAGGTCGCCAGGGAGGGTCTGGAATGCCATCTGCAGGAGGTCCGCGGGGAGCAGCTCAGGAAGGAGCGTTTTTTTTCACGGGAAAACAAACCGATCGCCATCTATGCCTGCCCGCTCATCACGGATGCAAAGGTCATCGGGGTGATCGCCATCGACGCCCCCTCCATTCGCGGGGTGGCCAAGGAAACCCGGGAAACCTTGAAGATCTTCGCACCGTTTATGGCGATCGCGATCGGAAACGCCAAGCTTTACTCCCGCCTGAAATCCCAGATGGAAGAACTGCGGCATTCCCGAACCTTGTTGAACCAGGCGGAAAAATTCGCCTTTCTGGGACACTTGGCGGCCCTCCTGGCCCATGAGATCAAAAACCCCATGACGGCTATCGGGACCTATATCCAGATGCTGCCCGAAAAGGCCCACAGCAGCACCTTCATAGAAGATTTTTACGCGGTCGGGATGGAGGAAGTGGCCCGCATCAACAATCTGATCACCCAACTGCTCGACCTAGCAAGCAGGAAAGAAAGCCATTTCGAACCAGCCGATCTGAATCCCCTCTGCGAAAAGATGGTGACGCTCTTCACGCCCCAGGCGCATGTAAAAAGGATCCAACTGCAGCTCGACCTGGATCCTGAACCCTGCTTATTCCCAATGGATGAGGAAAAGATCAGACAGGTCATCCTGAATCTCCTCTCCAATGCCGTCGAGTTCACTCCCGCCAATGGAACCATCACACTGAAAACACGGCGGTTGATTCAGCCCGGACATCCGCCGGGCTTCCTACTCGAGGTTCAGGATTCCGGCGCGGGAATCAACCCCGAGCTCCTCGGCAGGATCTTCGACCCCTATTTCACTACCAAACAAAGAAGCTCCATCCGCCAAGGAACCGGCCTCGGACTGTTCATCGCGCAACGAAACGTCCAGGACCACAGCGGCACCATCGAGGTGGAGAGCCGTCCGGGCCGCGGAGCACGCTTTGTCATCCATCTTCCCGAATGTAAAGAAACCCCTCCCCCTGAAAGCGAGCATTCATCCGCCTTCTTTCAAAAAAGCAATTCCCAATGA
- the atoC gene encoding Acetoacetate metabolism regulatory protein AtoC: MAGKRKGRILIVDDENGIRQALKMVLQEDNEVILAASGAEAVDAFTQNAFDIVLLDILLPDSNGLDLLKTFKETDPNTAVVMVTAVKEIKTAVQAIKAGAYEYIIKPFVVDDLLAVIDRAQEKKKLLQQVSYLKHELQRYHLFEKMIGKDPKMTEVFDLIATVASSDGAVLIQGESGTGKELVARAIHHLSSRKDQPFVVINCAAIPASLMESEIFGHQKGAFTGAVSSVMGKFEVADGGTVFLDDIDCLEVSMQAKLLRVIQEKEFERVGSHKVLKADIRFVAACNKEMQALIQEGRFREDLFYRLNVFPIKLPPLRERRIDIPLLLEHFLGCHAQHTGKPAKRFSDEALAQLTAYQWPGNVRELQNLVERLFTITKSDIIGTGNLFGLSIAAKQLHDMTLREAVNDFEKDFITQVLARVRGNRKKAAEILGVHRNTLLAKINDLGIEA; the protein is encoded by the coding sequence ATGGCGGGGAAGCGAAAAGGCAGAATCTTGATCGTAGATGATGAGAACGGGATCAGGCAGGCATTGAAGATGGTGCTGCAGGAAGACAACGAAGTCATCCTGGCCGCCTCCGGTGCAGAGGCCGTTGATGCCTTCACGCAAAACGCCTTCGACATTGTCCTCCTCGATATCCTCCTGCCGGATTCAAACGGGCTCGATCTCTTGAAGACATTCAAAGAGACAGATCCAAACACGGCGGTGGTCATGGTAACAGCGGTCAAAGAGATCAAGACCGCTGTACAGGCTATCAAGGCCGGCGCCTACGAGTACATCATCAAGCCGTTCGTCGTCGATGATCTTCTTGCGGTTATAGACCGGGCGCAAGAGAAGAAGAAGTTGCTTCAACAGGTGTCCTACCTGAAGCACGAGCTCCAGCGCTACCACCTCTTCGAAAAAATGATAGGAAAAGACCCGAAGATGACAGAGGTCTTCGACCTTATCGCGACAGTGGCATCCAGCGACGGAGCAGTCCTGATTCAGGGGGAAAGCGGGACCGGTAAAGAACTCGTTGCCAGAGCCATCCATCATTTGAGCTCTCGCAAGGACCAGCCCTTCGTAGTGATCAACTGTGCAGCCATCCCGGCCTCGCTGATGGAGTCGGAGATTTTCGGACACCAGAAAGGGGCGTTTACAGGCGCCGTATCGAGCGTAATGGGGAAGTTCGAGGTCGCTGACGGAGGAACGGTTTTCCTCGACGACATCGACTGCCTTGAAGTCAGCATGCAGGCCAAACTTCTGCGCGTTATCCAGGAAAAGGAATTCGAACGGGTTGGAAGCCACAAGGTCCTCAAGGCGGACATCCGCTTTGTGGCGGCCTGCAACAAGGAAATGCAAGCCCTGATCCAGGAAGGGCGTTTCCGTGAAGACCTTTTCTACCGCTTGAATGTTTTTCCGATCAAACTCCCTCCACTGCGCGAAAGGCGGATCGACATTCCTCTGCTTCTCGAGCACTTCCTCGGCTGCCATGCCCAGCATACCGGAAAACCGGCCAAGCGATTCTCAGACGAGGCCCTTGCCCAGTTGACGGCCTACCAATGGCCAGGCAACGTTCGCGAACTTCAGAACCTCGTCGAAAGGCTTTTTACCATCACCAAAAGCGATATCATCGGAACCGGAAATTTATTCGGGCTCAGCATCGCAGCCAAGCAGCTTCACGACATGACGCTTCGGGAAGCCGTCAATGACTTCGAGAAGGATTTCATCACCCAGGTGCTGGCCCGCGTCCGTGGCAACCGCAAGAAGGCGGCGGAGATTCTTGGTGTCCATCGGAATACGCTCCTCGCAAAGATCAATGACCTGGGCATCGAGGCTTGA
- a CDS encoding hypothetical protein (Evidence 5 : Unknown function) — MPPLAHPSHCAVFAPRFFYVASMRKGFCGAARLRIEKSGGYFFNINEIVRFHATDPVTAALANMQMDAETDKKDHLYLRMGIAQGLTDLASGHLCPYVF; from the coding sequence TTGCCGCCTTTGGCTCATCCCAGTCACTGCGCCGTCTTTGCGCCTCGATTTTTCTATGTGGCCTCCATGCGGAAAGGATTTTGCGGTGCAGCCCGGCTTCGCATCGAAAAAAGTGGGGGATATTTTTTTAATATCAATGAAATCGTGCGATTTCACGCCACCGATCCGGTGACTGCCGCACTAGCAAACATGCAGATGGACGCTGAGACTGACAAAAAGGACCATTTATATTTACGGATGGGAATTGCTCAAGGCCTTACAGACCTTGCCTCCGGCCATCTTTGCCCATACGTTTTCTAG
- a CDS encoding RmuC-domain protein — MVAFQSIDWIFLCGALLAGFFLGLGTAAAIKTFRLKSARTIAEEIYRENEMLRREGQETLLSQIESAFARLSVDALDHSTHAFLNLADARFKEERTLSGSELEAKKGLIDVQISRMCGELDKITGLIRALEQERHQSYGALDSRLKSSQEQMRDLLETTRALREALANNKARGQWGERMAEDVLRSCGLKENINYYKQKSKAGGGSRPDFTFLLPQGRRLNMDVKFPLSNYLKTLEAASDLEKNLRQKDFLRDVRARIREVTTRDYIDPEQHTLAYVLLFIPNEHIYALIHEQDPELIEEAMKSNVILCSPLTLFAVLAVIRQAVEQFTLEKTTAEILTLMSTFKQQWELFCEKMSLLGRRINESQKEFEALTTTRRRRLDRSLDRIETLRAGYLEKSAAPPEIGSFADSEDRSDQPG, encoded by the coding sequence ATGGTTGCCTTTCAATCCATCGACTGGATCTTCCTCTGCGGCGCCTTGTTGGCCGGTTTCTTTCTCGGTTTAGGCACGGCCGCCGCGATCAAGACGTTCAGGCTCAAATCCGCCCGAACTATTGCAGAAGAGATATATCGTGAAAACGAAATGCTCCGCCGGGAAGGGCAGGAAACCCTGCTTTCGCAGATCGAAAGCGCCTTCGCCCGGCTTTCGGTGGACGCGCTCGATCACTCGACCCATGCATTCCTGAATCTCGCCGACGCCCGGTTCAAGGAAGAGAGGACGCTGAGCGGCAGCGAACTCGAGGCGAAAAAGGGCCTCATCGATGTCCAAATCAGCCGGATGTGCGGCGAACTCGACAAGATCACGGGGCTGATCCGGGCATTGGAACAGGAACGGCATCAAAGCTACGGTGCGCTCGACAGCCGTTTGAAATCCTCCCAGGAGCAGATGCGTGATCTTCTCGAAACGACTCGAGCCCTGAGGGAGGCCCTGGCCAACAACAAAGCCAGGGGCCAGTGGGGAGAAAGAATGGCCGAAGATGTTCTGCGGTCGTGTGGCTTAAAAGAAAACATCAATTATTACAAGCAAAAATCGAAAGCGGGCGGCGGATCGCGACCCGATTTCACCTTTCTCCTGCCCCAGGGCCGCCGCTTGAACATGGATGTAAAGTTCCCGCTAAGCAATTACCTCAAAACCCTGGAAGCCGCCTCCGACCTGGAAAAGAATCTGCGCCAGAAAGATTTCCTGAGAGACGTCCGCGCCAGGATCAGGGAAGTCACGACACGGGACTATATCGATCCTGAGCAGCACACCCTCGCCTATGTTCTTTTGTTCATTCCCAACGAACATATCTACGCGCTGATCCACGAACAGGATCCGGAACTGATCGAAGAGGCCATGAAAAGCAACGTCATCCTTTGCTCGCCGCTGACCCTGTTTGCGGTCCTGGCCGTCATCCGCCAGGCTGTCGAGCAGTTCACCCTGGAGAAAACGACTGCTGAAATTTTGACGCTGATGAGCACCTTCAAGCAGCAGTGGGAGCTGTTCTGTGAAAAAATGAGCCTCCTCGGCCGCCGAATCAACGAAAGTCAGAAGGAATTCGAGGCGTTGACGACGACCCGGCGCCGGCGCCTCGACCGATCCCTCGATCGCATCGAGACCCTGCGCGCCGGATATCTGGAAAAAAGCGCGGCACCCCCCGAAATCGGATCCTTCGCAGACTCGGAAGACCGATCCGACCAGCCCGGCTAG